In Perognathus longimembris pacificus isolate PPM17 chromosome 23, ASM2315922v1, whole genome shotgun sequence, a single genomic region encodes these proteins:
- the Epb42 gene encoding protein 4.2: MGQALGIKSCDFQAAKNNEEHHTKAISSQHLTVRRGQPFTIALHFRAPVHTFVPTLKKVALIAQTGEQPSKINRTQATFPISSLGDKNQWRAVVEDRDAQCWTVSVTSPADAVIGHYSLLLQVSGRKQYPLGQFTLLFNPWNRDDPVFLPNEAQRSEYVLNQNGLIYLGTADFIQEEPWNFGQFQTDVVDLSLGLQGVDEQVEEWNQPMHVAQAWGALLSALKKKRVLPTPQTQASQEKALLNKRRGSAPILRQWLTGQGRPVYEGQAWVLATVACTVLRCLGIPARVVTTFASAQGTGGGLLVDEYYNEEGLQNGEGQRGRIWVFQTSVECWMTRPDLPQGYGGWQILYPRAANGGGVLGPCDLVPVRAVKEGALELSPAVAELFAMVNASCVVWKCCEDGKLELTNSSTKYVGNNISTKVVGSDRCEDITQNYKYPAGSPEEREVLERVRKARMKHGKDNDIRRLSLEQADPLHLFLEAPSSLPLTGDAQLSVTLINPSDHEKMVQLAIGAQAVYYSGALAADLWREKQSLGLRANQVTRITTSLSFSYFERNPPENTFLRVTAVATHSESSLSCFAQEDVAIRRPHLVIKMPETAKQYQPLTVSVSIRNSLDSPMKDCIISIFGRGLMHKERRYRLGSVWPGNTLRTQVQFTPTQLGLHWLTVEVDCDMFQNLTSYKRITIEAPGLSD, encoded by the exons ATGGGACAAG CCCTGGGTATCAAGAGCTGTGACTTCCAGGCAGCAAAGAACAATGAGGAACACCACACCAAGGCCATCAGCTCCCAGCACCTCACTGTGCGGAGAGGGCAGCCCTTCACCATCGCCCTGCACTTCCGCGCCCCCGTCCACACGTTCGTGCCCACCCTGAAGAAGGTCGCCCTCATTGCACAAACTG GAGAGCAGCCTTCCAAGATCAACAGGacacaggccacattcccaatctcCTCCCTGGGGGATAAAAACCAGTGGCGTGCCGTGGTAGAAGACAGAGATGCCCAGTGCTGGACCGTTTCTGTGACCTCACCTGCAGATGCCGTCATTGGCCACTACTCACTCCTGCTACAGGTCTCAGGCAGGAAGCAATACCCACTGGGACAATTCACACTGCTTTTTAACCCCTGGAATAGAG ATGACCCTGTATTTCTGCCGAATGAGGCTCAACGCTCTGAGTATGTGTTGAACCAGAACGGCCTCATCTACCTGGGCACAGCTGATTTCATCCAGGAGGAGCCCTGGAACTTTGGCCAG TTCCAGACCGACGTCGTGGACCTCAGCCTTGGCTTGCAGGGTGTGGATGAGCAGGTGGAAGAGTGGAACCAGCCTATGCACGTGGCCCAAGCGTGGGGTGCTTTG CTAAGCGCTCTCAAGAAGAAGAGAGTCCTGCCCACTCCACAGACCCAGGCCTCCCAGGAAAAGGCCTTGTTGAACAAACGCCGGGGCAGCGCACCCATCCTGCGGCAGTGGCTCACAGGCCAAGGGCGACCAGTGTACGagggccaggcctgggtgctggccactGTTGCTTGCACAG TGCTGCGATGTCTGGGAATCCCGGCCCGGGTCGTTACCACATTCGCCTCAGCCCAGGGCACGGGCGGGGGGCTGCTGGTGGACGAGTACTACAACGAGGAGGGGCTCCAGAATGGAGAAGGCCAGAGAGGCCGCATCTG GGTTTTCCAGACTTCTGTAGAGTGCTGGATGACCAGGCCTGATTTGCCCCAGGGTTATGGCGGATGGCAGATCCTCTACCCGAGAGCTGCTAATGGAGGTGGAG TCTTGGGGCCCTGTGATCTGGTCCCAGTCAGAGCCGTGAAGGAGGGAGCACTGGAACTGAGCCCTGCAGTGGCAGAACTTTTTGCCATGGTAAATGCCTCGTGTGTCGTCTGGAAGTGCTGTGAAGATGGGAAACTAGAGCTGACTAACTCCAGCACCAAATATGTTGGCAACAATATCAGCACCAAGGTGGTGGGCAGTGACCGTTGTGAGGATATCACTCAGAACTACAAGTACCCTGCAG GTTCCCCTGAAGAAAGAGAGGTGCTGGAGAGAGTCCGGAAAGCGAGAATGAAACATGGGAAAGATAATGACATCCGTCGTCTAAGTCTTGAGCAGGCCGATCCTTTGCACCTGTTCTTGGAAGCACCCAGCTCCCTCCCCCTTACAGGAGATGCCCAGCTCTCAGTGACCCTAATTAACCCTAGTGACCATGAAAAGATGGTACAGCTGGCAATTGGAGCCCAAGCTGTGTACTACAGTGGAGCCCTTGCTGCTGATCTCTGGAGGGAGAAGCAGTCTCTTGGGCTCAGGGCTAACCAGG TTACAAGAATAACCACCAGCCTGTCCTTCTCCTATTTTGAACGAAACCCACCTGAGAACACTTTCCTCAGAGTCACTGCAGTGGCAACACACTCTGAGTCCAGCCTCAGCTGCTTTGCTCAAGAAGATGTTGCCATTCGTAGACCGCACCTAGTCATCAAG ATGCCAGAGACAGCAAAACAGTATCAGCCTCTTACAGTCTCAGTCAGCATCCGTAACTCCTTAGATTCCCCCATGAAGGACTGCATCATTTCCATCTTCGGAAGGGGGCTAATGCACAAAGAGAGGAGGTACAG